The nucleotide window ggggctgcgctgaCTGTTCTCTGGTGACCAAAAGCAgtctctgcagagcctggggaggGCTCAGCACACCCGGCCGTCAGCTCACTGCTCATACTGTGAATCTGCATGCTCTCGCTGGGCACCTGCAATGGCCCGTGGTGTACGTGGTAGCTGTGACTCTGCAGAGGTTTCTCTGCAATCACCCCTGTATCTGTATCCTATAAATACACTGATCATGCTGCTGTTGTAAGCATACCCTGCACAGCCTGTTCTACAACACTTGCCTGAGGGAACCCACAGGGCTCTTTCCTCAGAGTGACAGAGCTTTGCCTCCCTAAGCAATCTCTTCCCTATTGCTCTCAACTGAAGTGCTATTGCTCTCAATTTAAGTGCTGCACTAAGACTAGATGTCGAGCACGTGGCCCCCAGAGTCATTGGGAAAGGACAGCGGCACTGAAGGTTTGATCATTCAGTGGGCAACAGGgtaagcagctcccagcagcagcctgctcctcAGGCTCTTGTCCAGAGCTTCCCAGTTCCTTTTTCCCTGCACAGGGTTTTCAGTTTCTCAGGGGGTACAACACATGCACAGCAATTCCTGATCGGTAGCATACTCCAGGCTGCAGAGagtcctgcagagccagccccttCCCAACAGCCCAGAAATACACCCAGCCCCAGGTCTGAGCCTTGCTTACACCTCCTCCAGCAAGAGGTCATGGCTCTGCCAACCACAGCCACGGCTCCCTATGCTCCAGGCAGGCTGGCTTTCCTCCCCTGGCACCACTGGTAGCCTGTTTTTCACAGAGGGCTGCTGGTCCTTGGCAGGAGGGGACCACAAGGAGCCTCTGTAATGAGCTGGGGCCGAGATTGAGCCAGAAAATCATAGAATGCATTTCAGCAGGTaccacagccaggcagggagtGAGGGCTCTAGACTGAGCTCAGATAATCAGCTTCAACAGTGCTCCTGGCATGTGGGTAAAGGGATTGGGCCCAGGTGAGGCTCTTTGTGGTCATTGAAGTCTGTTAGTGCACTCAGGCCCTGGCAAGCACCAATTAAGTCATATTAAGGCCAGGCAGTGTTTATGTGTGGTGTTTTCCTGGGTGGagtgtgcaggagcagcctaATGGCTGCTGGTACGAGcaccctgtcactgtcacttgTACAGGGGCTGAAATGGAAGTGCTTGACATGACAAGGTTcccctggagctgagccctgacCCACTGACAGGGTGAGCCAGTGAAGCTTCCAGGTCTGGGTTGGTGCTGCAGTGACCAAAAAATAATCCCCTGGGTTGCACTGCATGCCTGGCAGCCAGCTGGGCCAGTCTGGCaattgcacagcagcaccaggacactccagccagccctcctgccccaaGGCAGAGGACCAGCCCTGTGGTGGCTGTGGGAGCACAGGCAGGTGGCACACTGGGTGGGCAGGGCTTGTTGTGCATCTGTGGCTGCCACACACGTGTGTGCCAAAAAGTTGCTCTTGGCTCACTTGCATGACACTCCATGAGATCCTGGTAGCACTCACCATCAccactgcacagccctgctgggtcacaggcTGCCTGGCCACCCTCTCAgctcttctttgtttttctgcagctcctccagagagACCTTTGCTCTCCTGTGCTTGTCACCTCCAAGCATGGGTGCAGCCCACCGATAGGACAGAGGAGCTTTCTGCTCCACTTGTCCCACAGTATTTCTGCCCACTGTGGAAGCCCAGAGCAGGCACTGtacagcaggcactgctgcacacAATCTACATCCTGGGTGCTTGCCAGGTATGGGGGAACTGTGAATTTCCACAGACATCAACCAACCTGAACCAAAATGTCGTGGCATGCCCCTGCTGCAAAGTTTGCCTGTACTGAGTCCAGGTAGAGGGGGGTAAAGTCCAAGGCTGTGCAGcctcctgcagggagaagggcAAATTCAGAGGCAACTTGCACAGAGGTTTCATAGCAACAGCAGAGCGGTGGAGAGCTCTGCCTGTACCTGTTGCCCTTGGGTTGCAAGAGCCAGAAGCCAGCTGACAGTAGAGCAGGAAGAGTAGCACTTCCAGTGTTGCCAGCTCTCCATTCCTGTGCTGATCCCTTGCTTGGTAAGATGCTTTTGATGCTTTTTGACAGGCAGGCACAGAGTGTGGGTTGGCAGCTCAGCAtttctgccctgggcagagatCAGCCCTTGCTGACAGCAAGGGACAGAAAGAGCTGTATTAAGCTTACTGCAAACATACTATGAGTTTTAGAAGGTTAAAACcatttcagctgcagagcttGGCCCTTCTGCTTGCTCACCTCTATGGCAAAGTTCTCTGCATATGGAAGAGCAAACTTCTCCTGCAGCCTCACAGGGGCTTTCTGGCTATGAGTGTGCCAGAAGCCAGCAGCAAGTTTGGATCCGCATGGTCTGTGCCTTCTGCTGTGAGGGACAGCCTTTACCTGGCTGTTCCCACCACCCTCACACCAAGGACACCCCAGCAGCGTGGTGCTCCTCTCACCGGGGTTCCACTGGCCCCAAGGACTCGGCTAGCCCAGGGGTGAGCCGTGGCTGTAGGGACACTGTGCCGAcatgcccagcacaggggatgTGGGCGATCCAGCGCTgactcccagctggagcagccagagcgGTGTGTCACCCCGGGTACCAGAATAGCCAGACGTGGGCTGATCCCGATAATCCTAGGGTCAAAGTCCAGGACAGCGCTTGTTTACCAGGCACGCAGCCATAAGGATGGGCTGCGTGTCCGTGTCACCGCGCAGCGCCTGGGATGGCTCCTGCGGCCGCCGGCCGAGGCTGCGGCGACGCCGCTGGCGGAACAGCCGTGCAGGCGGCCGGGAGCCAGCCGGGTCCGGGCTTCCTTTCCCCGCGCCCGTGGGAGGAGTGACGGAGGGCGAGGCACCGCGCCCGGACGCTGCGCACCACAGAGCCAGGCCGCGGGCCGGCCTCACGGGCCGGGGCAGCCCGGTAGAGACCCTCGCACGGCCCCGTGCCCGCCGCCAgccttccctgggctgctcgTCTCACGGACGCAGGTCGGTGAAGGGTGTCCCCCGAGCTGCCGGCACCAGCGGGCACCGGGACAGCAGAACAGCAATCTCCCCGGGGAAGGGAGAGGGCAaagggcaggcagaggggctgTCAACTACCCGGGAGGGAGCTGTCGGTCCCCTCAGCAGGGCATAGCACTTCAGGGCACCTCCATCACCGGGACTTGGCATGGGCGGGGAGGTTTTGAGGCTCCCTGACACTCGGTAGGATTTCTCCTCAAGGCATCCAGAGGCAACACCCACAGTATTGCAAAACCCAGCACTGGCCAGGTCCACACCTGGCGGGGGACAGCAGTGGCTTTGCAACCCCAAACACACTTTTCAGGGGCTGCCTCTTTTGCTTGGGACCTCTTTGAACAGGGTCAAAGTCTTGCACTGTCGCACCCCTGGCAGGCTAGGCCCGCTGTCCgaccctgtccccaggcagagTGCCGGTGGTGGAGCGCAGCATGGCAAAGAAGGTGGCCATCATCGGCGGGGGCAGCAGCGGGCTGTGCGCCATCAAAGCCTGcctccaggaggggctgcagcccgtCTGCTTCGAGAGGACCGGCGACATCGGAGGACTCTGGAGGTTTGAGGTAAACCCTGCTGGCCACTTGTCCTGCTTGGGGTCAGCACCGCAGGGGTCCGTGGTGGCTGGTGGGGGCGCAGCCGGCCATAGTGGGATCCTCTGGGTGAGACTGAGGGCAGGGGCTCCATGAAAAGAAGATCCTCATCAGCCCCAGCCATCCTTCCCCATCATTCCCTGGCCAGCGCTGAGCTGTGCCCCGCTCCCACAGGAGCACCCCGAGGACGGCCGTGCCAGCATCTACCGCTCCGTCATCATCAACACCTCCAAGGAGATGATGTGCTTCAGCGacttccccatccctgaagACTTCCCCAACTACATGCACAACTCCAAGATCATGGAGTACTTCCGCATGTACGCCCAGCACTTCGACCTGCTCCGCCACATCCGCTTCAGGGTGAGGCCTGGGGCCCAGGGGGAGGTGGCAGCGGCAGCGGGGGCACAGGGTGCCTGACGCCGCTGCCCTGTGCCAGACCAGCGTGTGCCGCGTGTCCAAGCGCCCCGACTTCGCCAGCAGCGGGCAGTGGGAGGTGGTGACGGAGAGCGAGGGGAAGCAGGAGGCGGCCGTCTTCGACGCCGTGCTGGTGTGCAGTGGGCACCACACCAACGCTCATCTCCcactcagctccttcccaggtACTGCCTGTGCACCGGTGTGAGGAGACACCAGAGACACTAGAAAGCTAGTCCATGCCTGTCCCTAttctccctgctgcttcccccCTGGCCCCAACATTTCCCTGCCTTGCTTTGACTCCAAGAGTgctcctgtgctccccaggagTGGTTTGGTGGGGTAAGGGAATGTCTCCAGTCTTTAGGATCCTCCAACCTGGCACCAGGAAGCCAAGCATCTCTCCTCCTTCTGCTCACAGGAATTGAGAAGTTCAAGGGCCGCTACCTCCACAGCCGAGACTACAAGGATGCTCAGGCTTTCACAGACAAAAGGGTTGTTGTCATCGGGATTGGGAATTCGGGGTCAGACCTGGCTGTGGAGATCAGCCAAACAGCCCAGCAGGTAAGCAGGAGTAGGGTCCTGGCAGGCAGGATTACCCCTGTGGGACActgtcagctctgcagggacaccaggaccaaGGCACTTGCACAGCTCCTTCTCCATGCCAGCACTCCCTGTGTTTGGCAATGCTGCCTCCTGCCAATCCCAGCTGCCAGGCAATTGAGACTTGGCCCCACTCCCCTGCGAGATGCCAGTcaccagctccctctgccctctgccccAGTGCTTGGGCAGCAAAAAGCAGAGTGATCCCAGGGCAAGGGCACGTGCCCCGCAGGGCAGCCCTCCCAGGATCACCACTGCCTCAGGCAGTGATCCTTCTTCCTTGTCTAGGTCTTCCTCAGCACTCGCCGGGGTGCGTGGATCTTCAACCGCGTTGGAGATCGAGGCTACCCCATTGACACCATCTTAACCACCCGCCTGAAGAcattcctgcaggggctgttcagCCCATCCGTGGCATGTGACTACATGGAGAAGAAGCTGAATGCCAGGTTTGATCACTCACGTTACGGCCTGAAGCCGAAGCACAGGTATCATCAAACACTCCCCCTGCCCAGAAGGGATCGTTCTGTGTCCTGCCCAGCTtggccattccctgctccctgtgcttgGACTGGGTTATTGTTTTGTTGTGCCCAGGCAATGCTTGAGGGAGCCACCACTGCCCCATCCAAGGACTCTTGGAGACAGCAGTGCAGGGGCAGATGACCCAGAgtagggagcagcagctggagcaggacacGGAGCAGAGACACAGCCTTCCAGCCCTAATGGCTTCTTGCACCTTCCAGGGTCTTTCACCAGCACCCCACTGTCAACGACGACCTGCCCAACCGCATCATTTCGGGCAGGGTGCGGGTGAAGCCGAACATCCAGGAGTTCACAGAGACATCTGCCATCTTTGAGGATGGCACCAGGGAAGATGTCGATGCCGTAGTTTTTGCCACAGGATACAGCTTCTCCTTCCCGTTCCTCGAGGGCTGCGTGAAGGTGGTGGAGAACCAGATTCCCCTCTACAAATTCATGTTCCCCCCTGACCTGGAGAAGCCGACGCTGGCTTTCATTGGCCTCATCCAGCCCCTAGGAGCCATCATGCCCATCTCAGAGCTCCAGAGTCGCTGGGCCACCCGTGTCTTCAAAGGTAAGTCAGGCAAACCTGCCCTGTAGATGCAGTCCTGGAGTGAGGGCAGATGGTGCCCAGCCATGTtgagaaggcagcagctggTTGTGCCATCCTGGCCATGGTGATGGCACTCTGCCTTGTGGCTGTCACAGTGAGATGGCCTATTCTCTGAGAGGCACAGGCACACCCATACTCTGAGCTCcacaggctgctccttcccatcccgTGGCACTTGGACATGCCTCAGGTGCAAGCCCACACACCACGGTGGTGCTGGCAGAGGCGCAGCACCCAGGCAAGGCCAGCACCACAGTGGCCACTGtgtctcctcctccccagggctgaacgagctgcccctgcagcacaACATGGAGGCTGACATTGAGCAGAAGAAAGAAGCGATGGCGAAGCGGTAAGATCCCTGCGGGGATGCCTTAGGCACAGCTGCTCATGGGCATCCATCCTGTCCCATGGATGCGTCCTGGCACATTTCTGTGTGCCAACAGAGGGCAGAGATGTGGTTGGCCGCACTACCCACAGTCCTTCCTGGTGTGCAGGgcatctgccagctctgcttccagcacCTACctacctccctccctccctgcccgcaGGTACGTGAAGAGCCAACGGCACACCATCCAGGTGGATTACATCCCTTACATGGATGAGCTCGCCTGCCAGCTGGGGGTCAAGCCCAACctgctctccctgttcctcacaGACCCCAAGTTGGCCATGGAGGTGGCCTTCGGTCCCTGCACACCGTACCAGTACCGGCTGCGGGGCCCGGGTGCGTGGGCGGGTGCCAGGGAGGccatcctcagccagcagcagcgcATCCTCAAGCCCCTGCAGACACGACACGTGGAAGAGAGCACCTCAGCCCCTGCCATGCCCCTCATCTTCAAGCTGATTGGGGCCATGGCCATCCTGGCAGCTGTTTTTGCTTACTTGTAGGTGCCCTGCAAGCTCAAGAAGGGAGGCTTTTGTCTTGGGGTGActccctaaaccaggacagcaTTGCAATGTGCTGCAGAACTGGCTGGCCACCCCTGCCCCTTTGCAGCCTCTGGTGGCAGAAAACCTTGCTCCTGCCTGGCATGGCCCAGCTGTGACCACACCAGGAACTAGGGATGCACAGAACCTCCCCAGCTGCCAAAATAATGCTTGGGCTCTTGCTCCTCACCTCCCCTTGGGGAATGCTGTCATGGACAAGGGAGGAAATCTGCTCACTGCAGGCTAAATTCCAGTCCCTCTCAGCCAGCGCTCCAGGCTTTTCTGTCCCCTGTAACCCAGCCGTGCCAATT belongs to Haemorhous mexicanus isolate bHaeMex1 chromosome 9, bHaeMex1.pri, whole genome shotgun sequence and includes:
- the LOC132331373 gene encoding flavin-containing monooxygenase 5-like, which produces MAKKVAIIGGGSSGLCAIKACLQEGLQPVCFERTGDIGGLWRFEEHPEDGRASIYRSVIINTSKEMMCFSDFPIPEDFPNYMHNSKIMEYFRMYAQHFDLLRHIRFRTSVCRVSKRPDFASSGQWEVVTESEGKQEAAVFDAVLVCSGHHTNAHLPLSSFPGIEKFKGRYLHSRDYKDAQAFTDKRVVVIGIGNSGSDLAVEISQTAQQVFLSTRRGAWIFNRVGDRGYPIDTILTTRLKTFLQGLFSPSVACDYMEKKLNARFDHSRYGLKPKHRVFHQHPTVNDDLPNRIISGRVRVKPNIQEFTETSAIFEDGTREDVDAVVFATGYSFSFPFLEGCVKVVENQIPLYKFMFPPDLEKPTLAFIGLIQPLGAIMPISELQSRWATRVFKGLNELPLQHNMEADIEQKKEAMAKRYVKSQRHTIQVDYIPYMDELACQLGVKPNLLSLFLTDPKLAMEVAFGPCTPYQYRLRGPGAWAGAREAILSQQQRILKPLQTRHVEESTSAPAMPLIFKLIGAMAILAAVFAYL